Proteins found in one Candidatus Margulisiibacteriota bacterium genomic segment:
- a CDS encoding four helix bundle protein has protein sequence MEIQDRTFKLGVKIAEFAIALYKKQELQVLLKQLLRSGTSIGANMEEADGAVSKKDFINKVSISFKEAKETRYWLRILQEAELLKNQENLNKLLNLLKETEEIANVLGAILKKAKA, from the coding sequence ATGGAAATACAAGACCGAACTTTTAAGCTGGGGGTAAAAATCGCAGAATTCGCCATTGCTTTATACAAAAAGCAAGAGCTACAAGTCCTTCTTAAGCAATTATTAAGATCGGGAACATCCATTGGCGCAAATATGGAAGAAGCGGACGGCGCAGTATCAAAGAAAGACTTCATCAATAAAGTTTCTATCTCATTTAAAGAAGCAAAAGAAACCCGATATTGGCTAAGAATACTTCAAGAAGCTGAATTGCTAAAGAACCAGGAGAATTTAAATAAGCTGCTCAACTTATTAAAAGAAACGGAAGAAATAGCTAATGTTTTGGGAGCAATCTTAAAAAAGGCAA
- the lexA gene encoding transcriptional repressor LexA codes for MTPSDRQALVLNYVTSYINERGFAPSLRDICRALGFASPRSAQKHLEALEAEGLIRRESKSRAISLLTEPDLRTIVLPFLGFIAAGAPIEVLEHQETMAIPATLIGRKPCYILQVKGNSMIEDHILNGDFVVVEKCDSADDGEVVVALINRSEATLKRLYREPNRVRLEPANSTMKPIYVKDVAVQGKVRGLFRRF; via the coding sequence ATGACACCAAGCGACAGACAGGCACTGGTCCTAAATTACGTGACTAGCTATATAAATGAACGGGGGTTTGCCCCGTCGCTCCGGGATATCTGCCGGGCGCTCGGCTTCGCCTCGCCCCGCTCCGCCCAAAAACACCTGGAAGCGCTCGAAGCGGAGGGGTTGATCCGGCGGGAGAGCAAATCTCGCGCCATCAGCCTCCTGACCGAGCCTGATTTGAGGACAATCGTCCTCCCCTTCCTCGGCTTCATCGCCGCCGGCGCGCCGATCGAAGTCCTGGAGCACCAGGAAACAATGGCCATCCCGGCGACCCTCATCGGCCGCAAGCCATGCTACATCCTGCAGGTCAAAGGAAACAGCATGATCGAAGATCACATCCTGAACGGCGATTTCGTCGTCGTGGAAAAATGCGATTCGGCCGATGACGGCGAAGTGGTCGTCGCCCTGATCAACCGTTCCGAAGCTACCTTGAAAAGGCTTTATCGCGAACCAAACCGGGTCCGGCTCGAACCGGCCAACTCAACGATGAAACCGATCTACGTGAAAGACGTCGCCGTGCAGGGAAAAGTCCGGGGACTGTTCAGACGGTTCTAG
- a CDS encoding HAMP domain-containing sensor histidine kinase, with amino-acid sequence MEKEVSGKTNKTFYDYVLSHLGKEEAGSVLRDLPFFNGRPYDEMSLIDEHRWFSTRITKEIFERANQYFHDDKLSYKIQVEAMQKREYGHLDFLMRIFSPSLAVFYHKFPLIVKDNFCKIYVSKVTDAGKNQIIFENRIQSDIFMIKESTCQTTRGGLEYLPTFIGYDKASVVETECSVPIEHKGLIGFKFYRVNEKREVLEFNKGDDEKTAAGKVIGTLSPDGTFKLDGVVYGAKNCVYHVSWHDKSLWARTFGQLFNRETTLQLTLKKLEEEKILLEQKYDEIDQLNAGLEEKILRRTQELENSNKLKDLFISIMEHDINNYLTSVLGYALLLKQTGEGNVQQYGQIIAENAVKINELISSARLFSRLQDPELKKIFKRLDLRQIVETIVADLGPKAAQQKKHFIVGAISESASFDGLSLASEIFSNLIDNAVKYSNPGTRIELSVEEQPDSFIFAVKDNGREIADKYKTAIFDRFERLECQEKEGVEGSGLGLAIVKLLVRLHGGLVWVEDNPEGGAIFKVKLAKSRAGGL; translated from the coding sequence ATGGAAAAAGAAGTCAGCGGCAAAACCAACAAAACTTTTTATGACTATGTTCTTTCTCATCTGGGAAAAGAAGAAGCCGGAAGCGTTCTGCGAGACCTCCCTTTTTTCAACGGCCGGCCATATGATGAGATGTCCCTGATCGACGAACACCGCTGGTTTTCAACGCGAATTACGAAAGAAATATTTGAGCGCGCCAATCAATATTTTCATGATGATAAGCTTTCTTACAAGATCCAGGTCGAAGCCATGCAAAAAAGGGAATACGGCCATCTTGATTTCTTGATGCGGATTTTCTCGCCTTCGCTGGCGGTCTTTTACCATAAATTTCCTTTGATCGTGAAAGACAATTTTTGTAAAATTTATGTTTCCAAGGTCACGGACGCTGGTAAAAATCAGATCATTTTTGAAAACAGAATACAATCCGACATCTTTATGATCAAAGAAAGCACCTGCCAAACCACCAGAGGCGGGCTGGAGTATCTTCCCACTTTTATCGGTTATGATAAGGCGAGTGTTGTGGAAACGGAATGTTCCGTCCCAATTGAACACAAGGGGTTAATCGGGTTCAAGTTTTACCGGGTAAATGAAAAAAGAGAGGTGCTGGAGTTCAATAAGGGGGACGATGAGAAAACCGCGGCCGGCAAGGTGATCGGGACTTTGTCTCCTGACGGGACTTTTAAGCTTGACGGGGTCGTTTACGGCGCCAAAAATTGCGTTTACCATGTTTCCTGGCATGACAAAAGCTTATGGGCGCGGACCTTCGGCCAACTTTTCAACCGTGAGACCACGCTCCAACTAACCTTAAAAAAACTGGAAGAAGAGAAGATCCTGCTTGAGCAAAAATATGATGAGATCGACCAGTTGAATGCCGGCCTGGAAGAGAAGATCCTGCGGCGAACGCAAGAACTTGAGAACAGCAATAAGCTTAAAGATCTTTTTATTTCCATAATGGAGCACGACATCAATAATTATTTGACCAGCGTTTTGGGCTACGCTTTGTTGTTAAAACAGACTGGCGAGGGAAATGTTCAACAGTACGGTCAAATAATTGCCGAAAACGCGGTTAAAATAAACGAACTGATCTCCAGCGCCAGGCTTTTTTCCCGGCTCCAGGACCCGGAATTAAAGAAAATCTTTAAACGGCTCGATTTGCGGCAAATCGTTGAAACAATAGTTGCCGACCTGGGGCCGAAAGCGGCACAGCAAAAGAAGCACTTTATTGTCGGGGCAATCTCCGAAAGCGCTTCTTTTGACGGTTTATCTTTGGCTTCCGAAATATTTTCCAATCTGATCGATAATGCCGTTAAGTATTCCAACCCGGGGACGCGAATCGAGCTTTCAGTGGAAGAACAGCCCGATAGTTTTATTTTTGCCGTCAAGGACAATGGTCGGGAAATAGCCGATAAATATAAGACGGCCATCTTTGACCGTTTTGAGAGATTGGAATGTCAGGAGAAAGAAGGGGTTGAAGGGAGCGGGTTGGGCTTGGCGATTGTTAAATTGCTGGTTAGACTGCACGGTGGCCTTGTCTGGGTGGAAGACAATCCCGAAGGGGGAGCGATCTTTAAGGTTAAGCTGGCAAAAAGCCGGGCCGGGGGCCTCTGA
- a CDS encoding protein kinase: MNNRIPPPSSGRRSGFWVHAPLTPYNSFVTRKPLAGRYLILEERNRSDMSQVYRAIDLKKLTSTDRSRFSEIGVELGALQPGDLQRILSQTPSIVKRCGVIVKFAEGDALPYMQTEAKFLHLTASEERIPRLIEHRLIESGRDNPLVTRKECLIAQDLGDLTLAAVLQGQMERKIPFYKMVEIAMETFYALSVVHRHGYVHRDVKPSNIMLIMGENQKINVRLLDFGGIIKIGEPILADVSTPSYASPEQFQTHLDQDRHYTSLTAASDYYSLAQVIAEGITGKPPMRVTVWNDKQYKNVVYNKKTWENQLTKPMPKLSIEEIESAYHTDRLPEIAKEIKTIQRQLNALLQGLAQKDPNKRPNFHDIIRKIEAILDIHRSIADYLGSLGSGDDQGLGQPFLPTENEDPTIVTPRPQAVIDERTVVSIPQRRNLS; this comes from the coding sequence ATGAACAATCGAATTCCACCACCATCATCAGGCCGCCGGTCCGGTTTTTGGGTTCACGCCCCGCTCACGCCTTATAATTCATTCGTCACCCGCAAGCCCTTAGCCGGCCGCTATCTGATCCTTGAGGAAAGGAACCGGAGCGATATGTCCCAGGTTTATCGGGCGATCGATCTTAAAAAGCTGACCTCGACCGACCGTTCGCGGTTCAGCGAGATCGGCGTTGAGCTCGGCGCTCTTCAGCCGGGGGATCTCCAACGTATTTTGTCCCAAACGCCAAGCATCGTCAAACGCTGCGGCGTGATCGTAAAGTTCGCCGAAGGCGACGCCCTGCCGTACATGCAGACCGAAGCCAAATTTCTCCATCTAACCGCCAGCGAAGAACGGATCCCCCGCCTGATCGAGCACCGCCTGATCGAAAGCGGCCGGGACAACCCGCTGGTCACCCGCAAAGAATGCTTGATCGCCCAGGATTTAGGCGACCTGACCCTGGCCGCGGTCCTCCAAGGCCAAATGGAAAGAAAGATCCCTTTTTATAAAATGGTGGAGATCGCGATGGAGACCTTTTACGCGCTGAGCGTAGTCCACCGCCACGGCTATGTCCATCGGGATGTTAAACCATCGAACATCATGCTGATTATGGGGGAGAACCAGAAGATCAACGTCCGGCTGCTTGATTTCGGCGGGATCATAAAAATCGGCGAGCCGATCCTGGCGGATGTCAGCACGCCAAGCTACGCTTCGCCGGAACAGTTCCAGACCCACCTCGATCAAGACCGTCACTACACCAGCTTAACGGCCGCCTCGGATTATTACAGCCTGGCCCAGGTTATCGCCGAAGGGATCACCGGCAAACCGCCGATGCGCGTTACCGTCTGGAACGATAAACAGTATAAAAACGTGGTCTACAATAAAAAGACCTGGGAAAATCAGCTCACCAAACCGATGCCCAAACTTTCGATCGAAGAGATTGAAAGCGCTTACCATACGGACAGACTGCCGGAGATCGCGAAAGAGATCAAAACGATCCAACGCCAGCTCAACGCCCTGCTCCAGGGGTTGGCACAAAAAGATCCGAACAAGAGGCCTAATTTTCACGATATTATCAGAAAAATAGAAGCAATCCTGGATATCCACCGGAGTATTGCCGACTATCTTGGGAGCTTAGGTAGCGGGGACGATCAAGGGCTGGGGCAACCCTTCCTGCCGACTGAAAATGAAGACCCGACTATTGTCACCCCGCGCCCACAGGCCGTGATTGACGAAAGGACCGTCGTCTCAATCCCGCAGCGTCGGAATTTAAGCTGA
- a CDS encoding M23 family metallopeptidase: MKRIILLAALTICFAFPLLALGKATLSTGAIEQGKTLEIKVSSTDGIENIRGTFLGEKVRFFTAVDGYRALVGIPLEQKPGVYPLVLTLEQIETPPQAIKKRVKIVKGKFPVVSFWLKPAKNKLRSREIINNEWAEVEKVLVVKDPVQRWSGKFSWPVEAPTSMVFGVVQKVNGKPSGRHRGYDLAVPQGTVVAAPNDGKVVYTGRLRAFGNTIVVDHGQGVQTLYFHLSKFLVEVGQVVNRGDQLALSGNTGISSGAHLHWGMSVNNLRVDPTQWVRMEL, from the coding sequence ATGAAAAGAATTATTCTGTTGGCGGCGTTAACCATTTGTTTTGCCTTTCCATTGTTAGCGCTTGGAAAGGCGACCCTCTCGACCGGAGCGATCGAACAGGGGAAGACCCTGGAAATTAAGGTTAGTTCAACTGATGGGATTGAAAATATCCGGGGAACATTTTTGGGCGAAAAGGTCCGCTTTTTCACGGCGGTTGACGGCTATCGGGCCCTGGTTGGGATCCCCCTGGAACAAAAGCCGGGGGTTTATCCGCTGGTCCTGACGTTGGAGCAAATTGAAACTCCCCCGCAGGCGATCAAAAAGAGAGTGAAGATCGTCAAAGGAAAATTTCCCGTGGTTTCTTTTTGGTTGAAGCCGGCGAAGAACAAGCTCCGCAGCCGGGAGATAATCAACAACGAATGGGCGGAAGTTGAAAAAGTCCTGGTCGTCAAAGACCCGGTCCAGCGCTGGAGCGGCAAATTTTCCTGGCCGGTCGAAGCCCCGACTTCCATGGTCTTTGGGGTGGTCCAGAAAGTTAACGGGAAGCCTTCCGGCCGTCACCGGGGCTATGACCTGGCAGTTCCGCAGGGAACCGTCGTCGCCGCTCCGAATGACGGCAAAGTTGTATATACCGGCCGCTTGCGGGCTTTTGGCAATACGATTGTCGTCGATCACGGCCAGGGGGTCCAGACCCTCTACTTCCACCTATCCAAATTTCTGGTTGAAGTTGGACAAGTCGTCAATCGGGGGGATCAACTTGCCTTGTCCGGCAATACCGGGATCTCCTCCGGGGCTCATCTCCATTGGGGGATGTCGGTCAACAATCTGCGGGTCGATCCGACCCAGTGGGTGAGAATGGAGTTGTAA
- the thiE gene encoding thiamine phosphate synthase: MSSNAKVLRIIDANINRSMEGLRVVDEIVRFILSDEALTAKVKGLRHLLQQGIRPIGNDFYLYRESAGDVGRRLYPKSEGERADLKSVFMANIKRAEEAVRCLEEFSKLIKADYGRVFKEARFQLYDLEKEIIPKLEKAIKLDFELYVVTDPALDHLKMAERTLSSGAKMIQLRDKKISKEAYLQLAKKLAVLAKRAGATFILNDYWDLVAQVGADGVHLGQEDLAKLTVKKVREKIGADKIIGLSTHSLEQAVKAAKAGADYISCGPIFKTPSKPLGQPVGLKLLKKVLVTVKVPVVAIGGIDETNVAEIRKVGGQRFAAIRSSEALAKKMERAI; the protein is encoded by the coding sequence ATGAGCAGCAACGCTAAGGTCTTAAGAATTATAGACGCGAACATTAACCGCTCCATGGAAGGGTTGCGGGTGGTGGACGAGATCGTCAGGTTTATCTTGAGCGATGAAGCGCTGACCGCCAAGGTCAAAGGGTTGCGCCATCTTCTGCAACAAGGGATCCGGCCGATCGGCAACGACTTTTATCTTTACCGCGAATCGGCCGGTGACGTTGGCCGGCGGTTATATCCTAAGAGCGAAGGCGAGCGAGCCGACCTGAAGTCGGTCTTTATGGCCAACATCAAACGGGCGGAGGAAGCGGTCCGTTGCCTGGAAGAATTTTCCAAGCTGATCAAAGCGGACTACGGCCGGGTATTTAAAGAAGCCCGCTTTCAGCTTTACGACCTGGAAAAAGAAATTATTCCTAAATTAGAGAAAGCGATCAAGCTCGATTTTGAGCTTTACGTCGTGACCGACCCGGCTCTCGATCATTTGAAAATGGCAGAGCGAACTTTGTCCTCCGGCGCGAAAATGATCCAGCTCCGGGATAAAAAGATCAGCAAAGAAGCTTATCTCCAGCTGGCGAAGAAGCTCGCCGTCCTGGCCAAACGGGCCGGCGCGACCTTTATTCTGAACGATTACTGGGATTTAGTGGCGCAAGTTGGAGCGGATGGGGTCCATCTGGGCCAGGAAGATCTCGCCAAGTTAACGGTGAAGAAGGTTCGGGAGAAGATCGGCGCCGATAAGATCATCGGGCTCTCGACCCATAGCCTGGAACAGGCGGTCAAAGCGGCCAAAGCGGGGGCAGATTACATCAGTTGCGGGCCGATCTTTAAAACGCCGAGCAAGCCGCTGGGCCAGCCGGTCGGCTTAAAGTTATTAAAAAAAGTCCTGGTGACGGTCAAGGTCCCGGTTGTGGCAATTGGCGGGATCGATGAGACTAATGTCGCGGAAATAAGGAAGGTTGGGGGACAAAGGTTCGCGGCGATCAGGTCGAGCGAGGCGTTAGCCAAGAAGATGGAGCGTGCTATTTAA
- a CDS encoding 3-isopropylmalate dehydrogenase, with amino-acid sequence MTYKIAVIGGDGTGPEVVAEGLKVLKAVAKKYNFKYELKDFDFSGERYLKTGQLVTDEDVAELKKYNAIYLGAVGSPDVKPGILEHGVLLKLRFALDQYINLRPVKLYPNVWTPVKDKGPDEIDFVVVRENSEGLYVGTGGFLKKGTPDEVATQVSVNTRKGVERCLRYAFEIARKRNKRKQLTLVGKTNVLTYAFDLWERAFHEIGEKDYPDIKREYAHVDATCMWFVKNPEWFDVIVTDNLFGDIITDLGAMIQGGMGIAAGGNINPQGVSMFEPIGGSAPKYTGKNVINPLAAIGAMQLLLSNLGEEKAAADIEAAIIKTVAKMPSQAAGKMGMGTKEVGDSVVANL; translated from the coding sequence ATGACATATAAAATTGCGGTAATTGGCGGAGACGGAACAGGCCCGGAGGTTGTCGCTGAAGGCTTAAAGGTCTTAAAAGCGGTCGCGAAAAAGTACAATTTCAAATACGAACTCAAGGATTTCGACTTTTCCGGGGAACGCTATCTCAAGACCGGCCAACTGGTGACCGATGAAGATGTCGCCGAACTCAAGAAATACAACGCTATTTATTTAGGGGCGGTCGGCAGTCCGGATGTCAAGCCGGGGATCCTGGAACACGGCGTCTTGCTCAAACTGCGCTTTGCCCTCGATCAATACATCAATCTTCGCCCGGTCAAGCTTTATCCCAATGTCTGGACGCCGGTCAAAGATAAAGGACCGGACGAGATCGACTTTGTCGTCGTTCGGGAAAACAGCGAAGGCCTTTACGTCGGTACCGGCGGCTTCCTGAAAAAGGGGACCCCGGACGAAGTGGCGACCCAGGTTTCAGTGAATACCCGCAAGGGAGTGGAACGCTGTCTCCGCTACGCCTTCGAAATCGCCAGGAAGCGAAACAAACGGAAACAGCTGACCCTGGTCGGCAAGACCAATGTTTTGACCTACGCTTTTGATCTCTGGGAGCGGGCCTTCCATGAGATCGGGGAAAAGGACTATCCCGATATTAAACGGGAATACGCCCACGTCGACGCGACTTGCATGTGGTTCGTGAAGAACCCGGAATGGTTCGACGTTATCGTGACCGACAACCTGTTCGGCGACATCATTACCGACCTGGGGGCGATGATCCAGGGGGGGATGGGGATCGCGGCCGGCGGCAACATTAACCCGCAGGGGGTCTCGATGTTCGAGCCGATCGGCGGCTCGGCCCCGAAATACACCGGCAAGAACGTCATCAATCCTTTGGCGGCGATCGGCGCCATGCAGCTCCTCTTAAGCAACCTGGGGGAAGAAAAGGCGGCCGCCGACATCGAAGCGGCGATCATCAAGACCGTGGCCAAGATGCCCTCGCAAGCGGCCGGCAAGATGGGGATGGGGACGAAGGAAGTCGGGGACAGCGTTGTTGCTAACCTCTGA
- a CDS encoding serine/threonine-protein kinase, translating to MITSKLSEQGGMSTAYRAIDLKKLQMLGLEQLRSLGIAKLKKINLAKLDAIDADLFDLCRLTITRSGLKALESMKELASTKVIIKCAENRMARALISEAAALEKITTSNPVENNVSLGIPEHVESGPLPNSRPDSSGNTPYYLAMRDLDGPSLNYYLESNSLTVNQTVEIAIQMLGALKSINSNGLIHRDLKPGNILITNEINIGLKAFLIDLGLAIEIGKEDKDIKQGVVKGTLNYMPPEAFGHLYSSEMISSFGPAYDIYSLGIILYGLLAWSTNPMRGGSFLAVANNQINEPFPNLPKAAITERFEGRNAIWLSPVLNGLHSRLDNIIQSMTDKDPAKRPSELNELIASLRQAQRLAKSIEEYEVYQMLPASEVAEVTGVSEEQPYPF from the coding sequence TTGATCACCTCCAAATTATCTGAACAGGGAGGAATGTCCACCGCCTATCGAGCGATCGACTTAAAAAAACTACAAATGTTAGGCCTCGAACAGTTGCGCTCCCTAGGGATCGCTAAGCTAAAAAAAATTAATCTGGCCAAACTGGACGCTATTGACGCCGATCTGTTTGATCTTTGTCGGCTTACTATCACCAGATCAGGCTTAAAGGCCTTGGAAAGTATGAAAGAGCTAGCTTCAACTAAGGTAATCATTAAATGCGCCGAAAACAGAATGGCACGAGCCTTAATTTCCGAAGCGGCGGCCCTGGAAAAAATCACCACTTCAAATCCGGTTGAAAACAATGTTTCGCTGGGGATCCCTGAGCATGTCGAATCAGGGCCTCTGCCAAATTCAAGACCGGATAGCTCCGGCAACACTCCTTACTATCTGGCAATGCGGGATCTCGACGGGCCGTCCTTAAATTATTACTTGGAAAGCAATTCTTTAACGGTTAATCAGACGGTAGAGATCGCGATTCAAATGCTTGGAGCGCTCAAATCAATCAATAGCAATGGTCTGATTCACCGGGACCTAAAACCGGGGAACATTCTTATTACTAATGAAATAAATATTGGTCTCAAAGCCTTCCTAATAGATCTTGGTCTGGCTATTGAAATTGGCAAAGAAGATAAAGACATCAAACAAGGCGTAGTTAAAGGAACACTTAATTATATGCCGCCAGAAGCTTTTGGACATTTATATTCTTCAGAAATGATCTCTTCTTTCGGACCAGCGTATGATATTTATTCCCTGGGAATAATCCTCTATGGTCTGCTCGCCTGGAGTACCAACCCAATGAGAGGCGGGAGCTTTCTCGCGGTGGCAAATAATCAGATCAATGAGCCTTTTCCAAATTTGCCCAAAGCCGCGATCACCGAAAGATTTGAAGGTCGAAACGCTATTTGGCTTAGTCCCGTCCTCAATGGTTTACATTCTCGGCTGGATAACATCATTCAAAGCATGACTGATAAGGACCCGGCTAAGCGCCCGAGTGAGTTAAACGAACTAATCGCTTCCCTGCGACAAGCCCAACGGTTAGCAAAAAGTATAGAAGAATATGAGGTTTACCAAATGCTGCCGGCCAGCGAAGTAGCGGAAGTAACCGGGGTTTCAGAAGAACAGCCCTACCCATTTTAA
- a CDS encoding 3-isopropylmalate dehydratase small subunit, translating into MQGKAWKFGNNIDTDLIIPARYLNTSDPAELAQYAMMDADSEWVDKMNPGDFIVAGDNFGCGSSREHAPIALKAAGISAVIAKSFARIFYRNAINIGLPILESPQAAEEINEGDKLEVELSSGTIKDKTSGKTYKAQAFPEFMQKIVDKGGLINYLKHR; encoded by the coding sequence ATGCAAGGTAAAGCGTGGAAATTCGGTAATAATATCGATACCGACCTGATCATCCCGGCCAGGTACCTCAATACCTCCGACCCGGCCGAGCTCGCCCAGTACGCCATGATGGACGCCGACTCGGAATGGGTCGACAAAATGAACCCGGGCGACTTTATCGTCGCCGGGGATAACTTCGGTTGCGGCTCGTCGCGCGAACACGCCCCCATCGCCCTCAAGGCGGCTGGGATCTCGGCGGTGATCGCCAAGTCGTTCGCCCGGATCTTTTACCGGAACGCCATCAATATCGGCCTCCCCATTCTGGAATCACCCCAGGCGGCGGAAGAAATAAATGAAGGGGACAAGCTCGAAGTTGAACTATCCAGCGGGACGATAAAAGACAAAACCAGCGGTAAAACCTATAAAGCACAAGCCTTCCCCGAGTTCATGCAAAAGATCGTCGACAAGGGCGGGCTGATCAATTATTTAAAACACCGGTAA
- a CDS encoding serine/threonine-protein kinase, protein MSTIRKIPSFSDLKPSRKISRPAPSRLKQPADNNPGRLSLPKVDFTHTVDQDHIANLMSATHNCLMNTTGPIEFGPFLLRSRLGAGGYGVTFKAIDMRDGKESVVKVPLRFEEDNFRALIEEGQKALVSGSLDGQVVTVKGIGDVNGVPYIAMEYIDGFDLSALLELNGDFLPLKRSLEIVIGLCDAVEHCHSLGVFHRDIKPSNIMIGNDGRVVLIDPGLSAVGNDATGFAGTPLYFSPEQSRGEQLTPRSEIFTVGVILFEILTGEHPFGAYTHSALMQNIQSNEPDFSLLPQKTREQKQLFYVIRRALAKDPKRRPASAAELRSQLAIILAKLP, encoded by the coding sequence ATGAGTACAATCAGAAAAATACCTTCGTTCAGTGATCTTAAACCGAGCCGGAAAATCAGCCGTCCGGCGCCTTCGCGGCTGAAGCAACCGGCGGACAACAATCCCGGCCGCCTCTCGTTGCCCAAGGTTGATTTTACTCATACCGTTGACCAAGATCATATCGCCAATTTAATGTCCGCTACCCATAATTGCCTGATGAATACCACGGGGCCGATTGAGTTCGGCCCTTTTCTATTGAGAAGCAGACTTGGCGCCGGAGGGTATGGCGTAACTTTTAAAGCGATCGACATGCGAGACGGCAAAGAAAGCGTCGTCAAGGTCCCTTTAAGATTTGAAGAGGATAATTTTAGGGCGCTGATAGAAGAGGGGCAAAAAGCATTGGTCAGCGGCAGTCTTGACGGGCAGGTCGTTACGGTCAAAGGAATAGGGGATGTTAACGGCGTCCCGTATATTGCCATGGAATATATCGATGGGTTCGACCTCTCCGCTCTTCTTGAGCTGAACGGCGATTTTTTGCCGCTTAAACGGAGCCTTGAGATCGTCATCGGCCTTTGCGACGCGGTTGAACACTGTCACTCGCTCGGGGTTTTTCATCGGGACATCAAACCGTCGAACATCATGATCGGCAATGACGGCAGAGTCGTGCTGATCGATCCCGGATTATCCGCTGTTGGGAACGACGCGACCGGTTTTGCCGGCACGCCGCTCTATTTTTCACCGGAGCAGTCGAGAGGGGAACAATTAACGCCGAGATCGGAGATCTTTACGGTCGGCGTGATCCTGTTCGAAATTCTGACCGGCGAACACCCGTTCGGGGCCTACACTCATTCGGCGCTGATGCAAAACATTCAATCCAATGAACCGGACTTCAGCCTCCTGCCGCAAAAGACCAGGGAACAAAAGCAGCTTTTCTACGTGATCAGGCGGGCGCTGGCCAAAGACCCGAAACGCCGGCCGGCTTCGGCCGCCGAACTGCGCAGTCAGCTCGCAATTATCCTCGCCAAACTGCCGTAA
- a CDS encoding serine/threonine-protein kinase, with translation MSTIPNIGSSSRLSSRWVVSCPPSIPASRSSGLSPLAQSLPTLNFHALPSIKDQPIALNIQGTQVTLSDSNKIGQGGMAAVYKVFADGRELAAKYTSIPKLAAFLRKEGVFGSQLNSAPGFHQVYGVADAGGGAVLLMDFIPGEKASRLAGILPQATVIRCIRDISLRLYEAHLQGIIHRDIKTENIMIEIENGRHVKSSLFDFGLATTVDEQRRQSGLMVGTPAFFSPEQARGQALDPRSDLYSLGVVFYEMLTGRNPIDPRNDMPAYDLINSVALGTVAPDLTKLPVELRPIIGKMLERNRETRYQDCLAVFLDLATVLENMGLDPNS, from the coding sequence ATGAGTACTATACCTAACATTGGTTCCTCAAGCAGGCTTTCATCGAGATGGGTGGTTTCTTGCCCACCCTCAATTCCGGCGTCGCGTTCTTCCGGGCTTAGCCCGTTAGCGCAGAGCCTCCCAACCCTTAATTTTCATGCTTTACCGTCGATCAAAGACCAACCGATCGCCTTAAACATCCAAGGAACGCAAGTTACTTTGAGCGACAGCAATAAAATTGGCCAGGGTGGAATGGCGGCGGTTTACAAGGTTTTTGCCGATGGACGGGAGCTGGCGGCGAAATATACGAGTATCCCCAAATTGGCGGCTTTTTTACGGAAGGAAGGGGTGTTTGGTTCCCAGCTTAATTCCGCGCCTGGTTTCCATCAGGTCTACGGAGTGGCCGATGCTGGAGGAGGGGCGGTCCTTTTAATGGATTTTATTCCAGGCGAAAAAGCCTCAAGGTTGGCGGGGATTCTTCCCCAAGCAACAGTAATCAGGTGCATCAGAGACATCAGCTTGCGACTGTATGAAGCGCATTTGCAGGGGATAATTCACCGGGACATTAAAACCGAGAATATCATGATTGAGATAGAAAACGGCCGGCACGTCAAATCAAGTTTATTTGATTTCGGCCTGGCCACGACCGTTGACGAACAGCGGCGTCAGTCCGGTCTTATGGTTGGAACGCCGGCGTTTTTTTCTCCGGAACAAGCCCGCGGTCAAGCCCTTGATCCGCGGTCGGACCTTTACTCTCTTGGGGTCGTGTTTTATGAAATGCTGACCGGGCGCAATCCAATCGATCCGAGAAATGACATGCCGGCTTATGACCTGATAAACAGTGTCGCCCTTGGAACGGTCGCCCCCGACCTCACCAAATTGCCCGTCGAACTTCGCCCAATAATCGGTAAAATGTTGGAGCGTAATCGCGAAACCCGCTATCAGGATTGCCTGGCTGTTTTTCTGGACCTGGCAACCGTCCTGGAAAACATGGGGCTCGACCCGAATTCTTAA